The Lycium barbarum isolate Lr01 chromosome 10, ASM1917538v2, whole genome shotgun sequence genome includes a region encoding these proteins:
- the LOC132613097 gene encoding disease resistance protein RGA2-like, with protein MEIAFTAHEILERISSKRVCEMALRWNLQGQLDQMQQHLKSAMQETFHDQNQGVELLRDALSEADKIFDELEVHALQSQIQPLQRLKLSKVKIFFCSLNYQRSNTLQSQIRVQIGSRIRSLNSRLTELQIYWTPNLRLLGLSNQHERVLMHRPYPVQRIDVFGRENDREKIVEALLGLRNESAISVVPVFGIGGIGKTTLAKMVYNDARVMRQFQLRIWVNASRVFDVNKLVEKVIKSASGNEITDLRNLNEAELRAVFCKVLLKRTYLLVLDDLWIDNEGQWNELKSLLAGGHGNMILVTTRSESVASITGTVPPYNVGGLLDDDCLALFLRKASGEGEEIQTNPNLLRIGAEITKKCEGVPLDAVVLGSSLYKETSLCHWEWIRDHRIWDSGNNAISTLSALKISYEKLPCYLKVCLAYSSVFLDSNIQIDKLIQLWMAQGLIHPSTGFHEPEEIGLQYFEELRSRSFFQEMEGTHPLFISVCKMHDLVHYIAESVVDGECSTIVSHSQNISKYVRHIALSDYDLSGKELPRSLSEHSMLRTIFFPVQGVGPTSTSFVEACISRFKHLLLLDLSDSCFEVLPNSIEELKHLKYLDVSANGYISSLPNAVCKLQSLQTLRVAYCTKLEVLPSYTENMINLRHLYMTTRQEVFSDKVIGCLRALRSLYIYSCKNLISLSDGLQHLTSLRTLTIVDCPRLTFLPSSMKYLTALKSLSIIDCEELTLLEWQDIEGIKMLRSLVIGGLPQLESKDVQCLRSLQLLVISGMPHFISLPRWLEGAACTLRHLSVDRCPNFMSFPEWLRDLTSLESIEVSECRKLSSLPEGMHGLTNLKVLTIDSCPKLSEACQSMDKSKIDHIPKIIIDSVFIR; from the coding sequence ATGGAGATAGCTTTCACTGCACATGAGATTCTGGAGAGGATAAGCTCGAAACGAGTTTGTGAAATGGCCTTGAGATGGAATTTGCAAGGTCAGCTTGACCAAATGCAGCAGCATCTGAAGTCAGCAATGCAAGAAACCTTCCATGACCAGAACCAAGGGGTGGAGTTGCTAAGGGATGCACTTTCTGAAGCTGATAAGATCTTTGATGAACTTGAAGTTCACGCTTTGCAAAGCCAAATACAGCCTCTTCAAAGACTTAAATTATCAAAGGTGAAAATTTTCTTTTGTAGCTTAAATTATCAAAGGTCAAACACTTTGCAAAGCCAAATACGAGTGCAGATAGGTTCAAGAATCAGAAGTTTGAACAGTAGATTAACTGAACTTCAAATTTATTGGACACCTAACTTGCGTCTGTTAGGGCTTTCCAATCAACATGAGAGGGTTCTCATGCACAGGCCATATCCAGTCCAACGTATCGATGTATTTGGAAGGGAAAATGATAGAGAGAAAATTGTGGAAGCCTTGCTGGGGTTGAGAAATGAATCAGCTATATCTGTTGTACCGGTGTTTGGAATTGGAGGTATTGGAAAGACTACTCTGGCAAAAATGGTATACAATGATGCCAGGGTAATGAGGCAATTCCAGCTGCGGATATGGGTGAATGCATCGCGTGTATTTGATGTGAACAAGCTAGTTGAGAAAGTTATCAAATCTGCCTCAGGAAATGAAATCACAGATTTAAGGAATCTGAATGAGGCAGAATTGCGGGCTGTGTTTTGCAAGGTTTTGCTCAAAAGGACTTATTTACTTGTCTTAGATGACCTTTGGATTGACAACGAAGGACAGTGGAATGAGTTAAAGAGTTTGTTAGCTGGTGGACATGGAAATATGATACTTGTGACTACACGTAGTGAATCCGTAGCTTCGATAACAGGCACAGTTCCTCCTTACAATGTAGGCGGCCTCTTGGATGACGATTGTCTAGCTTTATTCTTGAGAAAGGCTTCCGGGGAAGGTGAAGAGATTCAAACCAATCCTAATCTTTTGAGAATTGGTGCTGAAATCACGAAGAAATGTGAAGGCGTTCCGTTAGATGCAGTTGTCTTGGGAAGTTCTCTGTACAAAGAGACGTCACTATGTCATTGGGAATGGATAAGGGATCATCGTATATGGGACTCAGGTAATAACGCTATCAGCACTTTGTCAGCATTGAAAATTAGCTATGAAAAGTTGCCCTGTTACTTGAAAGTCTGTCTAGCTTATAGCTCTGTTTTCCTGGATTCCAACATCCAGATAGATAAACTGATTCAACTGTGGATGGCACAAGGGTTAATCCATCCTTCAACTGGATTCCACGAGCCTGAAGAAATTGGCTTGCAGTATTTCGAGGAGTTGAGGTCAAGGTCATTTTTTCAGGAGATGGAAGGAACTCATCCCTTGTTTATCTCGGTTTGCAAAATGCATGACCTAGTACATTATATTGCGGAGTCAGTAGTGGATGGCGAATGCTCAACTATAGTATCTCATTCCCAAAATATTTCCAAGTATGTCAGACACATTGCACTTTCTGATTATGATCTCTCAGGAAAGGAGCTCCCGAGATCCCTATCAGAACATAGTATGCTGCGTACCATCTTTTTTCCAGTCCAAGGAGTTGGTCCTACTAGCACATCGTTTGTCGAAGCTTGCATATCAAGATTCAAACATTTACTGTTACTTGATTTGAGTGACTCATGCTTTGAGGTATTGCCAAACTCCATAGAGGAATTGAAGCACTTAAAATATCTTGATGTTAGTGCAAATGGCTACATTAGCTCACTACCCAATGCGGTATGCAAATTGCAGAGCCTGCAAACTCTTCGAGTTGCTTATTGCACAAAACTAGAAGTTTTACCTAGTTACACAGAGAACATGATCAACTTGAGGCATTTGTACATGACGACCAGACAAGAAGTTTTCTCTGACAAGGTAATTGGATGCTTGCGTGCTCTTCGATCTCTATACATTTACAGCTGCAAGAATCTCATATCTTTGTCTGATGGACTGCAACATCTAACTAGCCTCAGGACATTGACTATTGTGGATTGCCCAAGGCTGACATTTCTCCCAAGCAGTATGAAGTACCTTACTGCTCTTAAAAGCTTATCCATTATTGATTGTGAAGAGCTAACTTTGTTGGAGTGGCAGGATATTGAAGGTATTAAGATGCTTAGATCCCTCGTTATTGGGGGGTTACCACAGTTAGAATCGAAAGATGTACAATGCCTCAGGAGCCTTCAATTATTGGTTATTTCTGGGATGCCTCATTTCATTTCTTTGCCTCGGTGGCTAGAAGGTGCAGCTTGTACTTTACGACACTTGAGTGTCGACAGGTGTCCCAACTTCATGTCTTTTCCTGAGTGGCTTAGAGATCTCACATCACTCGAATCGATTGAAGTTTCAGAATGCCGTAAGCTATCTTCCTTGCCTGAAGGAATGCATGGCCTGACTAACTTGAAAGTGCTGACTATTGATAGCTGCCCGAAATTGAGTGAAGCATGTCAAAGCATGGATAAATCTAAGATAGATCATATCCCAAAGATTATTATTGACAGTGTATTCATCAGATGA
- the LOC132613981 gene encoding polygalacturonase At1g48100-like isoform X4 codes for MERVMILRRSKPHGKLLVKWNHQQSSSHQNMYSLSDPFHSLVHTVSTTLYFSWPKLITGASKNIQAYTLMMYIPIDGTIIAPADANAWGSGLLQWLDFTKLVGITVKGSGKIDGNGAVWWKDTQFDDPIDNESKLVIPSNSTMQRNLPIPVIFDPPQFLFHKLFHFLFLLVTVQYFWQLSSSLGGRMPRIKPTALRFYGSFNVTVTGITIHNSPQCHLKFDNCIGVSVYNFSVSSPGDSPNTDGVHLQNSKDVLIRSSNVSCGDDCVSIQTGCTNVYIHNINCGPGHGISIGGLGKDNTKACVSNVTVKDVIMHNTMNGVRIKTWQGGSGSVQGLMFSNIQVSEVQIPIVIDQFYCDKNKCQNQTSAVALSGINYEKITGTYTVKPVHLACSDTMPCIDVTLTDIKLKPIQEQYHMYDPYCWQTFGELYTPTVPPIECLQVGKPSSSMTQADYDQCEV; via the exons GCGTTCGAAGCCGCATGGGAAGCTGCTTGTAAAGTGGAATCATCAACAATCTTCGTCCCATCAGAATATGTATTCCTTGTCGGACCCATTTCATTCTCTGGTCCATACTGTCAGCACAACATTGTATTTCAG TTGGCCGAAATTAATTACGGGCGCTAGCAAAAACATACAAGCCTATACACTGATGATGTATATTCCG ATAGATGGAACGATCATAGCTCCAGCAGATGCCAATGCTTGGGGTTCAGGTCTTTTACAATGGCTTGACTTCACAAAACTGGTCGGAATTACAGTTAAAGGAAGCGGCAAGATTGATGGAAATGGTGCGGTTTGGTGGAAAGATACCCAATTTGATGATCCTATAGACAATGAATCGAAATTAGTTATCCCATCAAACAGCACCATGCAGAGAAATCTTCCAATTCCTGTAATTTTTGATCCTCCGCAGTTTcttttccataagttgtttcattttCTGTTCCTTCTAGTCACTGTCCAATATTTCTGGCAGCTAAGCAGCTCCCTTGGTGGAAGAATGCCACGCATTAAGCCAACA GCTCTTAGATTTTATGGAAGTTTCAATGTGACAGTCACAGGCATTACAATTCATAATAGTCCACAGTGTCATCTCAAGTTTGACAACTGCATCGGGGTATCAGTGTACAATTTCAGTGTCTCATCACCTGGTGATAGTCCTAATACAGATGGAGTCCACTTACAGAACTCGAAAGATGTCCTTATCCGCAGTTCCAACGTTTCATGCG GAGATGACTGTGTCTCAATACAAACTGGATGCACgaatgtatatatacacaatataaattGTGGGCCAGGACATGGAATAAGCATTGGAGGGCTTGGGAAAGATAATACAAAAGCTTGCGTTTCAAACGTCACTGTGAAAGACGTCATTATGCATAACACAATGAATGGTGTGAGGATTAAGACATGGCAG GGTGGATCAGGGTCGGTGCAAGGACTGATGTTCTCAAACATACAAGTTTCTGAAGTCCAAATACCAATTGTAATTGATCAGTTTTATTGTGACAAGAACAAATGCCAGAACCAGACATCAGCAGTGGCTTTATCAGGAATAAACTATGAAAAAATAACAGGAACATATACGGTAAAACCCGTGCATCTTGCATGTAGTGACACTATGCCCTGTATAGATGTGACCTTGACAGACATCAAACTAAAGCCAATACAAGAGCAATACCACATGTATGACCCATACTGCTGGCAGACCTTTGGAGAGTTATATACTCCTACCGTCCCTCCAATAGAATGTCTACAAGTTGGCAAGCCATCAAGCAGCATGACACAAGCTGATTATGATCAATGCGAAGTATAG